One genomic region from Strix uralensis isolate ZFMK-TIS-50842 chromosome 19, bStrUra1, whole genome shotgun sequence encodes:
- the BPTF gene encoding nucleosome-remodeling factor subunit BPTF isoform X19, which yields MTWPEVLRVYCESDKEYHHVLPYQETEDYPYGPVENKIKVLQFLVDQFLTTNIAREELMSEGVIQYDDHCRVCHKLGDLLCCETCSAVYHLECVKPPLEEVPEDEWQCEVCVAHKVPGVTDCVAEIQKNKPYIRHEPIGYDRHRRKYWFLNRRIIIEEDSESEKDKKIWYYSTKIQLAELIECLDKDYWEADLCKTLEEMREEIHRHMDVTEDLTNKARGNNKSFLSAANDEILDIIRARKGEIVEDKNTADDEAEKAKSDIDNDQTDAERGKEESGDQDKTEETPTEQDAEKVKTEEATVVGDKSNSVTSSTDDSNTNPSAGETSCSEGKNAMGCQSETLDSNNVAEKKVASELPQELSEETGQMIPSNSSSASAAPLQSDVENSNSSELGSGQNDSIKTPDDAENAERGSQTSEDIGEKSNGERSDSPGAGKGTPGSTRMLTRLRNPDSKLSQMKSQQVAAAAHEANKLYKEGREVCAHLGKLKEVLVVNSQGEVSRMNTKKEVVMKGNINNYFKLGQEGKYRVYHNQYATNSFALNKHQHREDHDKRRHLSHKFCLTPAGEFKWNGSVHGSKVLTISTLRLTIIQLENNIPASFLHPNWASHRSNWIKAVQMCSKPREFALALAILECAIKPVVMLPIWRESLGHTRLRRMTAIEREEKEKVKKKERKQEEEETMQQATWVKYTFPVKHQVWKQKGEEYRVTGYGGWSWISKTHVHRFMPKLPGNTNANYRKLLPTKSEDEKCNLDKRKGPIKVKIEKDRTKDSHDLQAKDKADVSETLEKVQVKEEKSREEKVEVDTISESLDHAKDKVEKEIDGENDKIIKEEPMDVDDVKIESPIKDEDSHCKLDIINVSEGFHLRTCYKRKVKSSKLDGLLERRIKQFTLEEKQRLERMKLEASAKTVGIRSVSPQKNIDELQMRKVKEGSQFDMSSQDQTYISDKTQTEDAEQDCLPIPKTGELDESSLPLTSRLSKRESQLLDEGSSQSSEGESSIQNDSKENNPEPMTADKCQGQEALGESENSSVDGLKQTNAEGRIKWDVTERSEKPSKQKLPITRVSQRERENLEPVIAERSCRKDGLAVLEKTDSEGNSEQQSKDPENNCMIKSHIEPTSSQESEMEEETAPGKTESKSENKVIFHQKSVSKDLEPFKTELISEKNLESQTLEHMDGAEVDEDLLSSKVTEANGQKKGQELKVETGTINKYLDQTNRNSVTDKKNNKDEETETDLGKEKSAFQMNGKDSDVKVLSNDDCLVKDTCETKAGGDIEPKVNNINKSIPEHEIKPLSFKESPVKPFMNGDIMTEDTKDKNNLDPKSRLQSSPEFESGEGLQPPGEVPNYVQKTEEKQLYPERSAFVGTASTPAHTVCKENNLNNETESMETEAIEDKKSAPSPVTSCEESSLSSDFADQNGVQTYKMENINGESKTKTVITEVTTTTSTVSTESKTVFKVAETVASNDEKTTVVSSTENCAISTVTTTTTVTKLSTPATDSNVDVISVQEHSKTVVTTTVTDSLTTPEGTLVTSMTVSKEYSTKDKVKLMKFARPKKTRSGTALPSYRKFVTKSSKKSIFVLPNDDLKKLARKGGIREVPYFNYNAKPALDIWPYPSPRPTFGITWRYRLQTVKSLAGVSLMLRLLWACLKWDDMAAKAPPGGGTTRTETSETEITTTEIIKRRDVGPYGIRSEYCIRKIICPIGVPEAPKETPTPQRKGLRSSALRPKRPETPKQTGPVIIESWVAEEELELWEIRAFAERVEKEKAQAVEQQAKVSEQKKAEEFKAQLEAQLKHQRLAAQQKRLEQQKQIPAAGVAPAVTTASSTATTVSTPQKVVVGPLAGPVPTGTKVVLTTKVGSPATVTFQQNKNFHQTFATWVKQGQSSSATSTAATSATTIASTGQTFQISGSPVTMAGKVITKLPLPANSKIVAVNVPSTQGGVVQVQQKVLGIIPSTTGASQTFTSFQPRTATVTIRPNTTGTLGTTSTSQVVQGTPLRPGMTVIRTPLQQSTLGKTIIRTPVVVQQGILPASQTQQVVTQIIRGQPVSTAVSSTSTASSSAGQKTVTSPGTPPQQIQPQTTSQPPRPQQGQVKLTMAQLTQLTQGQGGSQGLTVVIQGQGQTTGQLQLIPQGVTVIPGPGQQLMQAAMPNGTIQRFLFTPLPAAATTASTTTTTVSTSTSATGEQKQGLQAQPTSALPLTQPQSQSQPQAQPQGQNQSTQPVPLAQSQAPQPALQPETQTQPESQTPASVDSPVTPEAQSSKSPVQSPAQTQAQGQSPVQVQSQPQTAILPQGQSQVQPQQPAQVQTTTQQQIQMQPHAPIQIQAQLQQSQPQVQTSVSTLPTTQSLNQVPVQSPTRPQLQLQQPPTKVITVPQLQQQVQVLSQLQSHVVAQIQAQQGSVPQQIKLQLPIQIQQTSPVQAHQIQNVVTVQAASVQEQLQRVQQLREQQQKKKQQQIEIKREHALQASNQSDIIQKQVVMKQNAVIEHLKQKKTLTPAEREENQRMIVCNQVMKYILDKIDKEEKQAAKKRKREESVEQKRSKQNATKLSALLFKHKEQLKAEILKKRALLDKDLQIEVQEELKKDLTKIKKEKEKAQAAAAAAAAAAAAAAAAAAAPPPPPPPLPPPPPQQHAASVTSSSSTTVPMPVSSQKRKRDEEKDSSASKSKKKKMISTTSKETKKDTKLYCICKTPYDESKFYIGCDLCTNWYHGECVGITEKEAKKMDVYICNDCKRAQEGSSEELYCICRTPYDESQFYIGCDRCQNWYHGRCVGILQSEADLIDEYVCPQCQSTEDAMTVLSPLTDKDYEGLRRVLRSLQAHKMAWPFLEPVDPNDAPDYYGVIKEPMDLATMEERILKRYYKKVTEFVADMTKIFDNCRYYNPSDSPFYQCAEVLESFFVQKLKGFKASRSHNNKLQSTAS from the exons ATGACGTGGCCAGAGGTTCTGCGGGTATATTGTGAGAGTGACAAGGAATACCATCATGTTCTTCCTTACCAAGAGACAGAGGACTATCCTTATGGACCAGTAGAGAATAAAATCAAAGTTCTGCAGTTCTTAGTGGATCAGTTTCTTACAACAAACATTGCACGTGAAGAGTTAATGTCAGAAGGTGTTATTCAGTATGATGATCATTGTAGGGTTTGTCACAAACTTGGGGATTTGCTTTGCTGTGAAACTTGCTCAGCTGTGTACCATTTGGAGTGCGTGAAACCACCTCTTGAAGAGGTACCAGAAGATGAATGGCAGTGTGAGGTCTGCGTAGCACATAAGGTGCCTGGAGTAACTGACTGTGTTGCTGAAATCCAAAAAAATAAACCATACATTCGACATGAACCTATTGGATATGACAGGCATAGACGAAAATATTGGTTCCTGAACAGAAGAATCATAAT AGAGGAAGATTCAGAAAGTGAGAAGGATAAGAAAATCTGGTACTATAGCACAAAGATACAGCTGGCAGAGTTAATTGAATGCCTAGACAAAGATTACTGGGAAGCTGACCTATGCAAAACTCTGGAAGAAATGCGTGAAGAAATTCATCGGCACATGGATGTGACAGAAGACCTTACTAATAAAGCAAGGGGCAACAACAAGTCTTTCCTTTCTGCAGCAAACG ATGAAATCTTGGACATTATCAGagcaagaaaaggagaaatagtGGAAGACAAAAACACAGCAGATGATGAAGCAGAAAAGGCCAAAAGTGACATTGATAATGACCAGACAGATGCTGAGAGAGGCAAGGAAGAATCTGGAGACCAAGATAAAACTGAGGAAACACCCACTGAGCAAGATGCggaaaaagtgaaaacagaag AGGCAACAGTCGTTGGGGATAAAAGTAACTCTGTGACATCAAGCACTGATGACAGCAACACAAATCCTTCTGCAGGAGAGACTAGTTGCTCTGAAGGCAAGAACGCAATGGGGTGTCAGTCAGAAACCCTTGATAGCAACAACGTGGCAGAGAAGAAGGTGGCATCAGAGCTCCCTCAGGAACTCTCAG AAGAAACTGGTCAGATGATCCCTAGCAACAGTAGCAGTGCATCTGCTGCACCTCTACAGTCAGATGTTGAAAACAGCAACAGTAGTGAGTTGGGCTCTGGGCAGAATGACTCCATTAAGACACCTGATGATGCTGAAAATGCAGAGAGGGGATCCCAGACTTCAGAGGACatag GAGAGAAATCTAATGGCGAAAGAAGTGATTCTCCAGGCGCAGGAAAAGGCACGCCAGGTTCGACGCGAATGCTCACAAGATTACGAAATCCAGATAGCAAGTTGAGCCAGATGAAAAGCCAGCAggttgctgctgcagcacatgaAGCAAATAAGTTATATAAAGAAGGCAGAGAGGTTTGTGCACATCTTGGAAAACTCAAAGAA GTCCTGGTGGTCAACTCTCAAGGTGAAGTTTCCCGAATGAACACAAAGAAGGAAGTTGTGATGAAAGGAAATATCaacaattatttcaaattagGGCAAGAGGGGAAGTATCGTGTTTATCATAATCAGTATGCCACGAATTCATTCGCACTGAACAAGCACCAGCACAGGGAGGACCATGACAAGAGACGACATCTCTCACATAAATTCTGTCTGACTCCTGCTGGAGAGTTCAAATGGAATGGGTCTGTACATGGGTCCAAAGTTCTTACCATATCCACTTTGAGGCTAACTATTATTCAGCTAGAAAACAATATCCCAGCGTCGTTCCTTCACCCTAACTGGGCTTCCCACAG GTCTAACTGGATTAAGGCTGTTCAGATGTGCAGCAAACCTAGAGAATTTGCACTAGCGCTGGCTATATTGGAATGTGCAATTAAACCAGTTGTCATGCTGCCAATCTGGCGGGAATCGTTGGGGCACactag ATTACGCAGAATGACAGCaatagaaagagaagaaaaggagaaagtgaaaaaaaaagagagaaaacaagaagaagaagaaacaatgcAGCAAGCAACGTGGGTGAAATATACATTTCCTGTCAAGCATCAG gtTTGGAAGCAAAAAGGAGAGGAATATAGAGTAACAGGATATGGTGGCTGGAGCTGGATTAGTAAAACACATGTCCACAGGTTTATGCCCAAACTGCCTGGAAATACTAACGCAAATTACAGAAAGTTGCTACCAA CTAAGAGCGAAGATGAAAAATGCAACTTGGATAAACGAAAAGGTCCAATTAAGGTAAAAATAGAGAAAGACAGAACAAAGGATTCTCATGATCTGCAAGCAAAAGACAAAGCAGATGTTTCAGAAACCTTGGAGAAAGtacaagtgaaagaagaaaagtcaCGTGAAGAAAAAGTAGAAGTTGATACAATTTCTGAAAGCTTAGATCATGCAAAAGACAAAG TGGAAAAGGAAATTGATGGTGAAAATGATAAAATCATCAAGGAAGAACCTATGGATGTAGATGATGTGAAAATTGAGTCCCCCATAAAAGATGAGGATAGTCATTGTAAGCTGGATATAATCAATGTTAGTGAGGGATTTCATTTAAGGACTTGCtacaaaaggaaagtaaaatcaTCAAAATTAGATGGACTACTTGAGAGGCGAATAAAACAATTtacactggaagaaaaacaacGTCTAGAAAGGATGAAACTGGAGGCTAGTGCTAAAACTGTAGGCATTCGATCGGTGAGCCCCCAGAAAAACATAGATGAGCTACAAATGAGAAAAGTAAAAGAAGGAAGCCAGTTTGACATGTCTTCCCAAGATCAAACCTATATTTCAGATAAGACCCAAACGGAAGATGCAGAACAAGACTGCTTGCCGATCCCCAAAACTGGTGAGCTAGATGAATCCTCTTTGCCTTTGACAAGCAGGCTATCAAAAAGAGAAAGCCAGCTACTGGATGAAGGCTCATCTCAATCCTCTGAAGGTGAAAGCTCCATTCAGAATGATAGTAAAGAAAACAACCCTGAACCTATGACTGCTGATAAGTGTCAAGGACAAGAGGCTCTTGGAGAGTCTGAGAATTCCTCTGTGGATGGCTTGAAACAAACAAACGCAGAAGGTAGAATCAAATGGGATGTTACGGAAAGAAGCGAAAAACCTTCGAAACAAAAACTACCTATTACCAGAGTATCTCAGCGTGAACGTGAAAACTTAGAGCCAGTGATAGCTGAAAGAAGCTGTAGAAAAGATGGTCTGGCTGTTCTTGAAAAAACAGATTCAGAAGGGAATTCTGAACAGCAGAGCAAAGACCCAGAAAACAATTGTATGATAAAAAGCCATATTGAACCAACATCCTCTCAAGAAagtgaaatggaggaagaaacTGCTCCAGGAAAGACTGAAAGTAAATCTGAAAACAAGGTTATATTTCACCAAAAATCAGTTAGTAAAGATCTAGAACCGTTTAAAACAGAgctaatttctgaaaaaaatcttgaaagtcAAACTCTGGAACACATGGATGGGGCAGAAGTTGATGAGGATTTACTGAGCTCTAAAGTAACTGAGGCTAACGGTCAAAAGAAAGGTCAGGAACTGAAAGTGGAGACAGGTACCATAAACAAGTATCTTGATCAGACAAATCGAAATAGTGTTACTGacaaaaagaataataaagatgaagaaactgagacagacttaggaaaagaaaaatcagcatttcaaaTGAATGGAAAAGACAGTGATGTTAAAGTATTATCAAATGATGATTGCTTAGTTAAAGATACCTGTGAAACTAAGGCAGGGGGTGATATTGAACCAAAagttaataatattaataaatcCATTCCGGAACATGAAATAAAACCATTGAGTTTTAAGGAATCTCCAGTAAAACCATTCATGAATGGTGACATCATGACAGAGGACacaaaggacaaaaataatttggatCCTAAGTCACGTCTGCAGAGTTCACCTGAGTTTGAGTCTGGAGAGGGTCTTCAGCCCCCAGGTGAAGTTCCCAACTATgtacagaaaactgaagaaaaacagctttatcCTGAGAGATCGGCCTTTGTTGGCACTGCCTCCACGCCAGCGCATACGGTCTGTAAAGAAAATAACCTGAATAATGAAACAGAATCTATGGAAACTGAAGCAATTGAGGATAAGAAAAGTGCACCATCACCTGTAACCTCATGTGAGGAATCTAGCTTGAGTAGTGACTTTGCTGATCAGAACGGTGTACAGacatataaaatggaaaatattaatggagaaagtaaaacaaagacTGTTATTACAGAAGTGACTACCACAACATCAACAGTGTCTACAGAATCCAAAACTGTGTTTAAAGTTGCAGAGACTGTAGCTTCTAATGATGAGAAAACAACAGTAGTGTCATCTACAGAAAATTGTGCCATATCCACTGTAACTACCACCACTACTGTAACAAAGCTTAGCACTCCAGCTACAGACAGTAACGTTGATGTCATTTCTGTACAAGAGCACAGTAAAACAGTGGTTACGACAACAGTAACAGATTCACTGACCACCCCAGAAGGCACATTGGTGACTTCCATGACTGTCAGCAAAGAGTATTCTACAAAAGACAAAGTGAAGTTAATGAAATTTGCAAGACCCAAAAAAACTCGTTCTGGAACTGCCTTACCATCTTACAGAAAATTTGTTaccaaaagcagtaaaaaaagcatatttgtttTACCCAATGATGACTTAAAAAAGCTGGCCAGAAAAGGAGGGATCAGAGAAGTTCCCTATTTCAATTACAATGCAAAGCCTGCCTTGGATATCTGGCCATATCCATCCCCAAGGCCAACTTTTGGGATCACTTGGAG GTACCGACTTCAAACAGTAAAATCATTGGCTGGAGTGAGCCTTATGCTGCGATTATTGTGGGCATGTCTCAAATGGGATGATATGGCAGCAAAAGCTCCACCTGGGGGAGGAACTACACGTACAG AAACATCTGAAACTGAAATTACAACAACAGAAATAATCAAGCGAAGAGATGTTGGTCCATATGGAATCCGGTCAGAGTACTgtataagaaaaattatttgtccCATTGGTGTACCAGAGGCTCCGAAAG AAACTCCAACACCCCAGAGGAAGGGACTGCGATCAAGTGCACTAAGGCCAAAAAGGCCAGAAACACCCAAGCAAACGGGCCCTGTTATAATTGAAAGTTGGGTAGCAGAGGAGGAATTGGAACTATGGGAGATCAGGGCATTTGCTGAAAG GGTGGAGAAGGAAAAGGCACAGGCAGTTGAACAACAGGCTAAGGTTAGTGAACAGAAGAAGGCAGAGGAATTCAAGGCCCAATTGGAGGCTCAACTAAAACACCAACGATTGGCTGCCCAGCAG AAACGgctggagcagcagaagcagatcCCTGCAGCAGGCGTGGCCCCTGCAGTCACAacagccagcagcactgcaaCTACTGTCTCAACACCACAGAAAGTTGTGGTAGGCCCTTTAGCAGGCCCAGTGCCCACTGGAACTAAAGTAGTGCTTACTACAAAAGTGGGTTCCCCAGCTACAGTAACATTCCAACAGAACAAGAATTTTCATCAGACTTTTGCTACTTGGGTTAAACAAGGCCAGTCTTCATCAG CCACTAGCACAGCTGCCACTTCAGCCACAACCATTGCCAGCACAGGGCAGACCTTCCAGATCTCAGGCAGTCCAGTAACGATGGCAGGGAAAGTGATAACTAAGCTGCCACTCCCTGCAAACAGCAAGATTGTTGCCGTCAATGTGCCATCAACTCAAGGAG gtGTTGTTCAAGTTCAGCAAAAGGTATTGGGTATCATTCCGTCAACTACCGGTGCAAGTCAAACATTTACTTCATTCCAGCCAAGGACAGCAACTGTAACCATTAGGCCAAATACCACAGGAACATTAGGAACAACAAGCACTTCACAA GTAGTGCAAGGAACACCACTCCGCCCTGGTATGACAGTAATACGGACACCACTTCAGCAGTCAACCCTTGGAAAGACCATCATTCGAACACCTGTAGTGGTGCAACAAGGTATTCTTCCAGCCA GTCAGACACAGCAAGTGGTGACTCAAATAATCAGGGGTCAGCCTGTCTCAACAGCAGTTTCTAGTACCAGCACAGCTTCTTCCAGCGCTGGACAGAAGACCGTCACGAGTCCTGGCACACCACCTCAGCAAATACAGCCACAAACCACATCGCAGCCCCCTCGCCCTCAGCAGGGACAAGTGAAACTCACTATGGCCCAACTCACGCAGCTAACACAAGGACAG ggtggCAGTCAAGGATTAACTGTGGTAATTCAGGGACAAGGTCAAACTACTGGTCAGTTACAATTAATCCCTCAGGGTGTGACTGTAATACCTGGTCCAGGACAACAGCTTATGCAAGCAGCTATGCCAAATGGTACAattcagagatttcttttcaCCCCACTACCAGCAGCTGCTACTACAGCTAGCACAACTACAACAACAGTTTCTACTTCGACCTCGG CTACAGGGGAACAGAAGCAAGGTCTACAGGCACAGCCAACATCAGCGCTGCCACTGACTCAGCCGCAGTCTCAGAGTCAGCCGCAAGCCCAGCCTCAAGGGCAGAATCAGAGCACTCAGCCGGTGCCGCTGGCCCAGTCGCAGGCACCTCAGCCAGCACTTCAGCCTGAAACTCAGACCCAGCCTGAATCTCAGACTCCGGCATCTGTTGACTCTCCAGTCACTCCTGAAGCACAATCGTCTAAATCTCCAGTTCAGTCGCCAGCACAGACCCAGGCTCAAGGGCAATCTCCAGTGCAAGTCCAGAGTCAGCCGCAGACTGCAATCCTTCCACAAGGCCAGTCCCAAGTCCAGCCTCAGCAACCAGCTCAGGTGCAGACTACAACCCAACAACAGATTCAGATGCAGCCCCATGCTCCCATACAAATTCAAGCTCAGCTGCAGCAATCACAACCTCAGGTTCAGACTTCAGTCTCAACCCTTCCAACTACTCAAAGTTTAAATCAGGTTCCTGTGCAATCCCCAACTCGTCCTCAGCTGCAACTTCAGCAGCCTCCAACAAAAGTTATTACAGTGCCTCAGCTTCAGCAACAAGTCCAAGTTCTCTCTCAGCTTCAGTCACATGTTGTTGCTCAGATACAAGCCCAACAAGGCAGTGTGCCCCAGCAGATCAAGCTTCAGTTACCTATTCAGATCCAACAAACTAGCCCAGTACAGGCTCACCAGATTCAGAATGTGGTAACAGTTCAAGCAGCTAGTGTtcaggagcagctgcagagagttcagcagctcagggagcagcaacagaagaaaaagcagcaacagatAGAAATTAAACGTGAGCACGCCCTTCAGGCTTCTAATCAAAGTGACATTATCCAGAAACAG GTGGTTATGAAACAGAATGCTGTCATAGAACACTTGAAACAGAAGAAGACACTGACTCCAGCTGAGAGGGAAGAAAATCAGAG AATGATTGTGTGCAACCAAGTGATGAAATATATTCTGGATAAGatagacaaagaagaaaaacaggcagcTAAGAAACGAAAGCGAGAAGAGAGCGTAGAACAGAAGCGTAGTAAACAGAATGCTACTAAgctctcagctctgcttttcaAGCATAAAGAACAGCTGAAAgctgaaatattgaaaaaaagagCACTTCTGGACAAAGATCTACAAATTGAAGTGCAG GAGGAGCTAAAGAAAGACTTGactaaaattaagaaagaaaaagaaaaagcccaggcagctgccgctgcagcagcagccgcagctgCTGCAGCCGCAGCTGCAGCCGctgcaccaccaccaccgccaccaccactgccaccaccaccaccacagcagcATGCAGCCAGcgtcacctcctcctcctccaccacagTCCCAATGCCAGTATCCTCCCAGAAGAGAAAGCGAGATGAAGAGAAAGATTCGTCAGCTTCCAagtccaagaaaaagaaaatgatttcTACTACctcaaaggaaacaaagaagGACACAAAGCTTTACTGCATCTGTAAAACGCCTTACGACGAGTCTAA GTTCTATATTGGCTGTGATCTTTGTACTAACTGGTATCATGGAGAATGTGTTGGCATCACAGAAAAGGAGGCTAAGAAAATGGATGTGTACATCTGTAATGATTGTAAACGGGCACAAGAGGGCAGCAGTGAGGAATTGTACTGTATCTGCAGAACACCTTATGATGAGTCACA ATTTTACATTGGCTGCGACCGATGTCAGAACTGGTATCATGGGCGCTGTGTTGGCATTTTACAAAGTGAGGCAGATCTCATTGATGAATATGTGTGTCCACAATGTCAGTCCACAGAGGATGCCATGACTGTACTCAGTCCACTCACTGATAAAGATTATGAAGGTTTAAGAAGAGTACTACGTTCTTTACAG GCTCACAAGATGGCATGGCCATTCCTAGAACCAGTAGACCCCAATGATGCACCAGATTATTATGGTGTTATTAAAGAACCAATGG ACCTTGCCACCATGGAAGAAAGAATACTGAAACGTTACTACAAAAAGGTCACGGAGTTTGTGGCGGATATGACCAAAATTTTTGATAACTGTCGTTATTACAATCCAAGTGACTCCCCTTTTTACCAATGTGCAGAAGTTCTTGAATCATTCTTTGTACAGAAACTAAAAGGATTTAAGGCAAGCAG GTCCCATAACAACAAACTGCAGTCTACAGCTTCTTAG